Below is a genomic region from Desulfobacter sp..
TTTAAAATTTTTGTTGAACAATCCCAGGGCCAGATTCAGGTGATGGGTGATCTCGTGGCGCATCAGGGGGGTGGGGGTGATAAAATCATGGTTAAAGGTGACGTACATGAACAGGAGAATCGACCAGGTAAAGACAATGGGGGTGATGTCAAAGACCACCGGGATCTGGGCAATGACGGTAAACCGGTCGATCACCTTGGTAATATAAAGCAGATTCAAAACCAGGGGCACGACAATGACGGCACTGAAGACCCGGGTGACTATTTTATTTTTCCCTGAAAACTCCCGCTTGAACCGGCGGCTGCAAAAAATAAAGCCGGTAATAATGAACGCGTACTCAACGGCCATATGGATGTAAAATAAAGGGCCGAAACTGTCATCCCAGAAATCATAGCGGCTGTAAAACAAATAGTGCAGGGGGTTGATCAGTATCCACGAGAACTGAACCAGGGCAACCAGGCAAAGCCATCGCCTCAATTTTGAAGACAGGGGCTTTTCCGTTAAATAGGCATATCCAAACTCCACAAAGGCCAACTCCAGCACAAGGGTACAGGCATAATAGCCAAGAATAAACACCCACCGAAGATTAACTTCCGGGGCCACGGTTTTGAAAATCTTAAACACCATCCACATGATCATGGCCACCATCACCACAATAAAGGCATTGGCCGCATGGTCATCCCTGCGGGTTTTCATGGCAAACACCGTCAGGCAGACCACGGACAGAATAATGGCTGCCAGATGCACCAGGCAGATGACAGCAATTTCAAGTTTGAGAACCTCGGGCACAGATCCAGCCCCTATTCAATACCGTTTTCAACGGCGTATACGGCCAGCTCAAGGCGATTGGCAATACCAAGCTTCTCATAAATCCGGCTGACCTTGTTTTTCACGGTACCTTCGGTGTAGTACAAAGATTCACCAATGGTCTTGTTACTTTCCCCCAGAACAATGAGGCGGACGATATTGATCTCTTCCAGGGTCAGAAGATCGGCATAGCTTTTTTTTGTTCCCCCGGTTCTGGTCTTGAACTTTTCAATGATCACGGCCTTGGCCCCGGGGTGGATGACGGTGAGCCCCAGGGCCACGCACTTAATGGTGGCAATGAGTTTTTCATATCCGATGTCCTTGGTGATATATCCGTCGGCATCGCCGAGAAAGGCATCGGTGATATATTCCTGGTTTTCAAAGGTGGTCAGGATGAGTACCTTGATTTTTGGATATTTTTTCTTAATAATTTTCAAGGCGGCCAGTCCGTCTATTTCCGGCATTTCCACGTCCGTGACCACCAGGTCCGGCTGTTGGGCTTCACAAAATTGAATCAATGCCTGGCCGGATCCCACTGAACCCATCACGGTAATTTGGGGATCGCTGTTGATTATCTGTTCTAAAGAATTTCTCAATAACAGCTGATCATCGGCTATGGCCACCTTAATTTTTTGTTCCATAATATCTCCTGTACCTGCCCACGGTATCTCTTACCTCGGCCAGGTTGCGTTTTGCATCTTCAATGAGGGTCTCCACCTGGGAAT
It encodes:
- a CDS encoding response regulator transcription factor, with the protein product MEQKIKVAIADDQLLLRNSLEQIINSDPQITVMGSVGSGQALIQFCEAQQPDLVVTDVEMPEIDGLAALKIIKKKYPKIKVLILTTFENQEYITDAFLGDADGYITKDIGYEKLIATIKCVALGLTVIHPGAKAVIIEKFKTRTGGTKKSYADLLTLEEINIVRLIVLGESNKTIGESLYYTEGTVKNKVSRIYEKLGIANRLELAVYAVENGIE